AGGACGCGGACGAGACGTACATCACCAAGTTCATGGAGGCGGCCGTGCTGCCGACGCTCGGCCTCTCATAAGGCTCAGGCCGCCGTCCGTGAGTCGACCGGACGACGACCTGATCGCGCCGCACCGTGGGGACGGGGGCGGCGCGTAACCCCGGCCGGGTGGGATTCCTCTGGAGCGGAGAGGAACCCCACCCGGCCGACTTGTCTGACCGACCTTTTGTGCGGGCCGATCACGTCGCAGTGCGGGCGGATCGCGTCGCAGTGCTGGCGGATCCAGTGCCGGCCGATCGCGTCGACGGCCGACGGTTCATGCGGGCGGGCGCGGCTGGCCTCACGGCCGCCACCGCCTACGGCTGCCGCCGCCCCGAGGCCGCACGCCGCCCCGCCACCGCCCCGCGGCCGCACCCCGCCTCACACCTCCTGGCCGCTGCCGCCCCCGCTGATCGACGCCTTCTTGATGCCCTTGGTGATCTCGTCGATGACCGACTGCTTGGGCGCCTTGTCGCTCACGTCGATGCCGAAGCGGACCACGACGAGCCGCGAGGAGTCGGCCGGGGAGGGGAAGGCGAGGGACTCGACATAGCCGTCGTCGCCCTTGCCCGTGACCACCTTCCAGCGGACGTAGTACCCCTTCTCGCCGGCCACGGTCACCGCCTTGGAGGCCAGCTCCTCGTGCGAGGTGATCTTCCCGTAGCCCTCGCTGCCGTAGGCGTCCTCGGCGTTCTGGGCGATGTCCTCCTTGGCGGCCGCCTCGGCTGTCGTTGCCTTGAGCTTGAGCAACTCGGCGGGTGTGGAGTACGCGCCGCCGCGCGTGCAGGTCTTGGAGGGGTCGGCCGGGCAGTCGTACGACGCCTCGGTCGTCACCTGGGCGCCGACCTGCAGCGGTGAGGTGACCCAGCCCTCGGGCACGGGGATGCTGATGCCGCTGGTCGTGTCGGTGGCGTA
This genomic stretch from Streptomyces deccanensis harbors:
- a CDS encoding DUF2510 domain-containing protein, encoding MTQVTPPGWYPDPGQTSDAPATERWWDGKAWTDQVRPVGSAAAGFGPPAYPPGAGPYPQGPGGHPGYPGYPGYPAPAPTPKRGLRVGIAVAVAAAVLASIGVGVYALTSNDGGSEGSTTSQGPGGQNGGPGDDGGQGGNSGGQGGPGGSGGSGGRTPGPDGSGQPPQEDGYATDTTSGISIPVPEGWVTSPLQVGAQVTTEASYDCPADPSKTCTRGGAYSTPAELLKLKATTAEAAAKEDIAQNAEDAYGSEGYGKITSHEELASKAVTVAGEKGYYVRWKVVTGKGDDGYVESLAFPSPADSSRLVVVRFGIDVSDKAPKQSVIDEITKGIKKASISGGGSGQEV